One genomic window of Solanum stenotomum isolate F172 chromosome 9, ASM1918654v1, whole genome shotgun sequence includes the following:
- the LOC125876281 gene encoding putative callose synthase 8 isoform X1, whose product MAEIVLAEPIQESTASTSRRAYTTSNERPYTRSITYGCDHVPEPFDSEKLPVTLISEIQRFLRVANLIESEEPRVAYLCRFHAFEVAHNLDRNSNGRGVRQFKTALLQRLEQDEEVTLRKRKERTDLRELRRAYSKYKDFIIKHGGESNLENRERLTKARVVASVLFEVLDTVSRAAGVQGESSDAKSELFVSYNILPLDQGGIHHAIMQLPEVKIAVAAVRDVRGLPFLEDCRKQETNLDLFKWLQFCFGFQKGNVANQREHLILLLANTHVRQTQKQVLVPKLGDVAVDELMKKFFKNYTDWCKFLGRKSNIRVPYLKQEAQQYKLLYIALYLLIWGEAANLRFMPECLCYMFHHMAYELHSMLTGAISMTTGEKVMPAYQGDSESFLNNVVFPVYDVINKEAMKNGKGTADHSTWRNYDDLNEFFWSPDCFQIGWPMRLDHDFFCTETPNNVKDKKEKASASDLQENKDANEDEEMGILVDEVREPKWLGKTNFVEIRSFWQIFRCFDRMWSFFILSLQAMIIMASHDLESPLQVFDATVLEDVMSIFITSAVLKLVNVILDIIFTWKARCTIDPNQTLKHVLRVVVAMMWTIILPVYYASSRKKYTCYSTQNGSWLGEWCYSSYMVAVAFYLMTNAVDMVLFFVPVVGKYIETSNYRICMFLSWWTQPKLYVGRGMQESQLSLLKYTIFWLFLLISKLIFSYTFEIKPLISPTRQIMAIGVKNYDWHELFPKVKSNAGALAAIWAPIVLVYFMDAQIWYSVYCSVFGGVYGILQHLGEIRTLGMLRSRFYSLPEAFSDRLVPPEAKDSRNTLMNWLIPLTFQFQKNFHLSEREKSNVVKFALVWNQIISSFREEDVISDREMDLMKIPVSPELLSGRVYWPIFLLADKLANALSIARDFEGKDETLLRTIKKDTYMYMVVIECYESLKYILEILVVGDLERRVISGILDEIDEIIQKSTLLKDLKMSQLPVLCAKCITLLQLLVEGNESLHNKVVLAIQDIFELVTTDMMLNGSRTLESLNVHLHSGEEVVEYFVSIEAPLFASKDSIHFPLPDSDSLLEKIKRFRLLLTVKDKALDIPTNLEARRRICFFATSLSMNMPSAPKVRNMLSFSVLTPHFMEEVKFSKKELNSRKQAGVSILFYMKKIFPDEWENFLERMEKEGIDESSDEIEEEERNWASFRGQTLSRTVRGMMYYRKALKLQAFLDMAEDEDILQGYDAIERKNDTLSAQLEAMADMKFIHVVSCQIYGLQKTTGDPQAQDILNLMKRYPSLRVAYVEEKEEITADGPRKVYSSILVKAVNGFDQEVYRVKLPGPPNIGEGKPENQNHSIIFTRGEALQTIDMNQVFISLRILKKNNLIYICSNSLFLQDNYLEEALKIRNILQEFLKHSGRRPPTILGMREHIFTGSVSSLAWFMSYQETSFVTIGQRLLANPLRVRFHYGHPDVFDRVFHLTRGGISKASKTINLSEDVFAGFNTTLRRGHVTYLEYMQVGKGRDVGLNQISKFEAKVANGNSEQTISRDMYRLGHRFDFFRMLSCYFTTVGFYFNSLISVITIYVFLYGQLYMVLSGLQRALLVEAKLQNIKSLETALASQSFIQLGLLTGLPMIIELGLERGYLNALKDFVLMQLQLAAVFFTFSYGTKSHYYGRTILHGGAKYRPTGRKVVVFHASFTENYRLYSRSHFIKGFELLLLLIVYDLFRRSYESNLAYVLTTYAIWFMSFTWLFAPFLFNPSGFDWGKIVDDWKDWNKWINQQGGIGIQQDKSWQSWWHDEQAHLRHAGLFSRLIEILLSLRFFLYQYGLVYHLDISNQSKNIVVYVLSWVVIAFIFLLMKMLNIGRRFLSANHHLTFRLFKACLFLGVVATIITLSIICHLSVKDLIICCLAFLPTGWGLILVGQVVRPKIEGTGLWHFTRVFARAYDYGMGVVLFAPLASLAWLPIISAFQTRFLFNEAFSRRLQIQPILAGKKKH is encoded by the exons ATGGCAGAAATTGTTCTTGCAGAACCAATTCAAGAAAGTACTGCTAGTACCAGCAGAAGAGCTTATACCACAAGCAATGAAAGACCCTATACTAGATCAATCACTTACGGGTGTGATCATGTGCCTGAGCCCTTTGATAGTGAGAAGTTGCCAGTGACTTTGATTTCGGAGATTCAAAGATTTCTTCGAGTAGCTAATCTTATCGAGTCAGAGGAGCCTCGAGTGGCTTATCTTT GTCGGTTTCATGCATTCGAAGTAGCACATAACTTGGATAGGAATTCGAATGGCCGAGGAGTACGACAGTTTAAAACTGCCCTTCTTCAACGGCTTGAACAG GATGAAGAAGTTACTCTCAGGAAAAGAAAGGAAAGGACTGATTTACGTGAACTTAGACGTGCTTATAGCAAGTATAAAGACTTCATAATCAAACATGGTGGGGAGAGTAATCTCGAAAATAG AGAAAGGCTGACTAAAGCACGTGTCGTTGCTTCAGTATTGTTTGAAGTATTGGATACAGTTTCCAGAGCAGCAGGTGTTCAG GGTGAGAGTAGCGATGCCAAATCTGAACTCTTTGTGTCATATAACATTCTTCCACTTGATCAAGGAGGAATTCATCACGCGATCATGCAACTTCCTGAG GTTAAAATTGCGGTTGCTGCAGTTCGGGATGTTCGTGGTTTGCCTTTCCTGGAAGATTGTCGAAAACAAGAAACCAACCTGGATTTGTTCAAGTGGCTTCAGTTTTGCTTTGGATTTCAA AAAGGGAATGTGGCCAACCAGAGAGAgcatttaattttattacttGCTAACACACATGTTCGGCAGACTCAGAAGCAAGTATTAGTACCCAAG CTAGGGGATGTTGCTGTTGATGAGCTGATGaagaagttttttaaaaattatacagATTGGTGCAAATTTTTGGGACGAAAGAGCAATATTAG GGTGCCATATCTGAAACAGGAGGCTCAGCAGTACAAACTTCTGTATATAGCTCTTTATCTTCTGATATGGGGAGAGGCTGCAAATTTAAGGTTTATGCCAGAATGCTTGTGTTACATGTTTCACCAT ATGGCATATGAGCTGCATAGCATGCTAACTGGTGCTATAAGCATGACAACCGGAGAAAAGGTCATGCCAGCTTACCAAGGAGATTCAGAATCTTTTCTCAACAATGTAGTGTTTCCGGTGTATGATGTCATAAATAAG GAAGCTATGAAAAACGGAAAAGGAACAGCTGATCATTCGACATGGAGGAACTATGATGATCTGAATGAATTCTTTTG GTCTCCAGATTGTTTTCAAATAGGTTGGCCCATGCGTCTGGACCATGATTTCTTTTGTACAGAAACTCCAAATAATGtcaaagataaaaaagaaaaggctTCTGCTTCCGACCTTCAAGAAAACAAGGATGCaaatgaagatgaagaaatgggG ATCCTAGTGGATGAAGTGCGTGAACCAAAGTGGCTGGGGAAGACAAATTTTGTAGAAATCCGCTCATTTTGGCAGATTTTCAGATGCTTTGACAGGATGTGGAGCTTTTTTATCCTATCACTTCAG GCAATGATAATAATGGCTTCTCACGATTTGGAGTCTCCTCTACAAGTCTTTGATGCAACAGTACTCGAGGATGTTATGAGTATCTTCATCACTTCAGCAGTTCTTAAACTTGTAAATG TTATTCTTGATATCATCTTTACATGGAAAGCTCGATGTACAATAGACCCTAATCAAACTCTGAAACATGTGCTGAGGGTGGTTGTTGCTATGATGTGGACCATCATTCTTCCCGTATATTATGCTAGTTCTCGTAAAAAATATACTTGTTATTCAACACAAAATGGGAGTTGGCTTGGAGAATGGTGCTATTCTTCTTATATGGTTGCTGTTGCATTCTACTTGATGACCAATGCAGTTGACATGGTTCTATTTTTTGTGCCTGTGGTTGGAAAATATATCGAGACCTCTAATTACcggatatgcatgttcttatccTGGTGGACTCAG CCTAAGCTATATGTTGGGCGAGGAATGCAAGAAAGCCAACTCTCCCTTCTGAA GTATACCATTTTCTGGCTGTTCTTGTTAATAAGCAAACTTATATTTAGCTACACATTTGAG ATAAAACCACTTATATCACCTACAAGACAGATCATGGCAATCGGAGTAAAAAATTACGACTGGCACGAGCTTTTCCCTAAAG tCAAGAGCAATGCTGGAGCACTAGCTGCTATATGGGCTCCAATTGTACTT GTATATTTCATGGATGCACAAATCTGGTATTCTGTCTACTGTTCAGTCTTTGGTGGAGTGTATGGAATCCTCCAGCATCTTGGTGAG ATTCGGACGTTAGGAATGCTGAGAAGTAGATTTTACTCATTACCTGAAGCTTTCAGTGATCGTCTTGTCCCACCCGAAGCAAAAGATTCTAGAAACACCTTAATGAATTGGCTCATCCCTTTGACATTCCAATTCCAAAAG AACTTTCACTTATCAGAAAGGGAAAAGAGCAATGTTGTGAAGTTTGCTCTTGTGTGGAACCAGATCATCAGTAGCTTCCGTGAGGAGGACGTGATAAGTGACAG GGAGATGGATTTGATGAAAATACCTGTATCACCAGAATTACTCTCTGGTCGAGTTTATTGGCCCATTTTTCTTTTAGCAGATAAG CTTGCAAATGCATTATCTATTGCACGAGACTTTGAGGGAAAGGATGAAACGCTTTTAAGAACAATCAAGAAGGATACATACATGTATATGGTTGTGATAGAGTGTTATGAATCGCTGAAATACATACTCGAAATTCTTGTTGTTGGTGACCTTGAGAGAAG GGTTATTTCTGGTATATtagatgaaattgatgaaatcaTTCAAAAATCAACACTTCTCAAGGACTTGAAGATGAGCCAACTGCCGGTTCTATGCGCTAAGTGTATTACTTTACTTCAACTTCTG GTCGAGGGAAACGAAAGCCTTCATAACAAAGTTGTATTGGCAATTCAAGATATCTTTGAGCTTGTAACAACCGATATGATGTTAAATGGGTCAAG AACGTTGGAGTCACTTAATGTTCACCTGCATAGTGGGGAAGAGGTTGTTGAATATTTCGTTTCGATTGAAGCACCACTGTTTGCATCTAAGGATTCAATACATTTTCCATTGCCAGATAGTGATTCCTTATTGGAGAAG ATCAAGCGGTTTCGTTTACTGCTTACTGTCAAAGATAAAGCACTGGATATACCGACTAACTTGGAGGCCCGTAGGAGGATTTGCTTTTTTGCTACTTCTCTGTCTATGAACATGCCAAGTGCTCCAAAGGTGCGGAACATGTTATCATTCAG TGTTCTAACTCCACATTTCATGGAGGAAGTCAAATTTTCAAAGAAGGAGCTCAATTCAAGAAAACAAGCTGGAGTCTCTATCCTTTTCTATATGAAAAAGATATTTCCAG ATGAATGGGAAAACTTTTTGGAGCGCATGGAAAAGGAAGGAATAGATGAATCTagtgatgaaattgaagaagaggaGAGAAATTGGGCTTCTTTCCGAGGGCAAACTCTAAGCAGAACTG TCCGAGGAATGATGTACTACAGGAAAGCACTGAAGTTGCAAGCTTTTCTTGACATGGCTGAGGATGAAG ATATCCTCCAAGGTTATGATGCAATTGAGAGGAAAAATGATACATTATCAGCTCAACTTGAAGCCATGGCAGACATGAAATTTATACATGTTGTGTCTTGTCAAATATATGGATTACAGAAGACTACTGGTGACCCTCAGGCTCAAGACATACTCAATTTGATGAAAAG GTACCCTTCTTTACGCGTTGCTTATGttgaggagaaagaagaaattaCAGCAGATGGGCCACGAAAAGTTTATTCATCTATTCTTGTTAAAGCTGTTAACGGTTTTGATCAG GAAGTATACCGCGTAAAGCTTCCAGGTCCACCAAATATTGGAGAAGGAAAACctgaaaatcaaaatcattCCATAATTTTCACACGCGGCGAAGCTCTCCAAACAATTGACATGAACCAGGTATTCATCAGCCTTaggattttgaaaaagaataatctcatatatatatgttcTAATAGCTTGTTTTTACAGGATAATTATTTAGAAGAAGCTTTGAAAATACGAAATATCTTGCAAGAGTTCCTGAAACACAGTGGTCGGCGTCCTCCCACAATACTTGGCATGAGAGAACACATATTTACAGGAAG TGTTTCTTCTTTAGCTTGGTTTATGTCCTATCAAGAAACCAGCTTTGTCACCATTGGCCAGAGGCTTCTGGCTAATCCACTCAG GGTCAGGTTCCATTATGGGCACCCAGATGTGTTTGATCGAGTATTTCATTTGACAAGAGGTGGCATTAGCAAAGCATCCAAAACAATCAACTTGAGCGAAGATGTTTTTGCAG GATTTAACACGACTCTGAGACGTGGACATGTCACATATCTTGAGTACATGCAAGTTGGAAAAGGTCGTGATGTAGGCCTTAACCAGATTTCAAAGTTTGAAGCTAAAGTTGCAAATGGAAACAGTGAACAAACAATCAGTCGTGATATGTATCGCCTTGGCCATAGATTTGACTTCTTTCGAATGCTCTCATGTTATTTTACAACAGTTGGCTTCTACTTCAACAGCCTG ATATCAGTGATTACGATTTATGTGTTTCTATACGGTCAGCTCTACATGGTATTAAGTGGTCTACAAAGAGCACTACTCGTTGAGGCAAAACTGCAAAACATAAAGTCACTGGAAACAGCTCTAGCTTCTCAATCATTTATCCAGCTTGGACTTTTAACAGGGTTACCAATGATCATTGAGTTGGGACTTGAGCGCGGTTATCTTAATGCTCTTAAAGATTTTGTTCTGATGCAACTGCAGCTGGCTGctgttttctttactttttccTATGGAACAAAATCTCATTACTATGGCAGAACAATTCTTCATGGAGGTGCCAAGTATAGACCTACTGGTCGTAAAGTTGTGGTTTTTCATGCCAGCTTCACTGAAAACTATAGACTTTACTCTCGGAGTCACTTCATTAAAGGTTTTGAACTTCTGCTTCtgttgattgtttatgatttgtTTAGGCGATCATATGAGAGCAATTTGGCATATGTTTTAACTACATATGCAATATGGTTCATGTCATTTACTTGGTTGTTTGCACCATTTCTGTTTAATCCTTCTGGATTTGATTGGGGAAAGATAGTCGATGACTGGAAAGATTGGAACAAGTGGATTAATCAACAAGGTGGTATAGGGATACAACAAGATAAAAGTTGGCAATCTTGGTGGCATGATGAACAAGCTCATCTTCGTCATGCTGGGCTATTTTCACGGTTAATTGAGATACTCCTTTCACTGAGATTTTTCCTTTACCAATATGGACTGGTGTATCACCTTGACATATCCAATCAGAGTAAAAATATTGTTGTCTATGTGCTCTCATGGGTTGTCATTGCTTTTATTTTCCTCTTGATGAAG ATGCTGAATATTGGAAGGCGGTTTTTAAGCGCAAACCATCACTTAACTTTCCGACTGTTTAAAGCTTGTCTTTTCCTAGGAGTTGTGGCAACTATTATTACCCTGTCAATCATATGTCATCTGTCAGTGAAAGATTTGATTATCTGCTGTCTAGCTTTTCTACCAACTGGTTGGGGCTTGATATTG GTTGGCCAAGTAGTGAGACCAAAGATTGAAGGTACTGGATTGTGGCACTTCACTCGAGTGTTTGCTCGAGCTTATGACTATGGAATGGGTGTTGTTCTTTTTGCGCCTTTAGCTTCATTGGCTTGGCTTCCAATAATTTCGGCTTTCCAAACTCGGTTTCTGTTCAATGAGGCTTTCAGTAGGAGGCTGCAAATTCAGCCAATTCTTGCAGGAAAGAAGAAACATTAG